Proteins encoded in a region of the Lepidochelys kempii isolate rLepKem1 chromosome 22, rLepKem1.hap2, whole genome shotgun sequence genome:
- the LOC140901564 gene encoding nicotinamide N-methyltransferase-like, producing MAEFTGGDDYQAEFDPKAYLGHYKFGEGTWGEEYLNFALKHYCKTFTSGGVKGDTLIDIGSGPTIYQLLSASETFKEIIASDYTDRNRRELEKWLKNEPGAFDWTPVVEYVCELEGNRGKEAEKEMKLRKTIKQVLKCDVHKSNPMHPIILPPADCLISSLCLEAACKDLNTYQLALKNISSLLKPGGHLVLSGALACSFYVVGPKRFSCLVLREEFLREVLSETGFIIQEFEVLCRDDNFIDDSSDFSGMFFILAQRRK from the exons ATGGCTGAGTTCACCGGAGGAGATGACTACCAGGCAGAGTTTGATCCAAAGGCCTATCTCGGACATTATAAATTTGGGGAAGGCACCTGGGGAGAAGAATATCTGAACTTTGCCCTGAAACATTATTGTAAAACCTTCACTTCAG GTGGGGTGAAAGGGGACACCCTGATTGATATTGGCAGTGGCCCCACTATCTACCAGCTCCTCTCTGCCAGCGAGACCTTTAAGGAGATCATTGCTTCAGACTATACAGACCGGAACCGCCGGGAACTGGAGAAATGGCTGAAGAATGAGCCAGGAGCGTTTGACTGGACTCCAGTGGTGGAATACGTGTGTGAGCTAGAGGGAAACAG GGGAAAGGAGGCTGAGAAAGAGATGAAGTTAAGGAAAACCATCAAACAGGTTCTAAAATGTGATGTCCACAAAAGCAACCCCATGCATCCAATCATCCTGCCTCCAGCTGACTGCCTGATCTCATCACTGTGCTTGGAAGCTGCTTGCAAAGATCTGAACACTTATCAACTTGCTCTAAAGAACATCAGCTCCCTGTTAAAGCCAGGAGGGCACTTGGTGCTGAGTGGAGCTTTGGCCTGCAGTTTCTACGTGGTTGGCCCCAAAAGGTTCTCGTGTTTGGTCCTGAGAGAAGAATTTCTGAGGGAAGTCCTCAGTGAAACTGGCTTCATCATTCAGGAGTTTGAGGTTCTCTGCAGGGATGATAATTTCATAGATGACAGCTCTGATTTCTCTGGGATGTTCTTCATTCTCGCTCAAAGGAGAAAATAA
- the LOC140901565 gene encoding nicotinamide N-methyltransferase-like, which yields MTEFTGGDVYQAEFDPKAFLEYFKFGEDTWRDDFLIFILKQYCKTFTSGGVKGDTLIDIGSGPTIYQLLSACESFKEIIASDYTDRNHWELEKWLKNEPGAFDWTPVVEYVCELEGNREKKTEKETKLRKTIKQVLKCDVHKSNPMHPIILPPADCLISSLCLEAACKDLNTYRNALKNISSLLKPGGHLVLSGDLGCSFFMVGPKRFSCLVLREEFLREVLSETGFIIQEFEILFRDDNFIDDSSDFSGMYFILARKEEAI from the exons ATGACTGAGTTCACCGGAGGCGATGTTTAccaggcagaatttgacccaaaggCCTTCCTGGAATATTTTAAGTTTGGGGAAGACACCTGGAGAGATGACTTTCTTATCTTCATCCTGAAACAATACTGTAAAACCTTCACTTCAG GTGGGGTGAAAGGGGACACCCTGATTGATATTGGCAGTGGCCCCACTATCtaccagctcctctctgcctGCGAGTCCTTTAAGGAGATCATTGCTTCAGACTATACAGACCGGAACCACTGGGAACTGGAGAAATGGCTAAAGAATGAGCCAGGAGCGTTTGACTGGACTCCAGTGGTGGAATACGTGTGTGAGCTAGAGGGAAACAG GGAGAAGAAGACTGAGAAAGAGACAAAATTAAGGAAAACCATCAAACAGGTTCTAAAATGTGATGTCCACAAAAGCAACCCCATGCATCCAATCATCTTGCCTCCAGCTGACTGTCTGATCTCATCACTGTGCTTGGAAGCTGCTTGCAAAGATCTGAACACTTACCGCAATGCTCTGAAGAACATCAGCTCCCTGTTAAAGCCAGGAGGGCACTTGGTGCTGAGTGGAGATTTGGGCTGCAGTTTCTTCATGGTTGGCCCCAAAAGGTTCTCGTGTTTGGTCCTGAGAGAGGAATTTCTGAGGGAAGTCCTCAGTGAAACTGGCTTCATCATTCAGGAGTTTGAGATTCTCTTCAGGGATGATAATTTCATTGATGACAGCTCTGATTTCTCTGGGATGTACTTCATTCTCGCTCGCAAAGAGGAAGCAATATAA